One stretch of Arachis hypogaea cultivar Tifrunner chromosome 20, arahy.Tifrunner.gnm2.J5K5, whole genome shotgun sequence DNA includes these proteins:
- the LOC140183210 gene encoding uncharacterized protein, which translates to MSIISWNCRGIAAAPTISELYNLCKKVKPLIGYFRVWQPSFPKAKETLAGAYGSRFTWYSNPRNNFVTRERLDRVLVNWKWLSLHQNVVLKAAPAISLDHCALILETQPKLWIKKEFRFEAFWTEHEECKEVIRRSWQQHDGNRNCWNQFIRKRGRCIRELTEWSRRKFKRADKEIEKKKNEQLQIQKSDMTDRDKKREKELKNQINDLWKQEEKYWGQRSRLKWLKWGDKNTAFFHATTIQRRMRNRIDKLKDEARHWIQGEADIMRLVETHFAKLFTSEGDRNMEDCLKHIPMRVTSKMNDDLMAKIKDEEIKEAVFGMGSLKAPGPDGLNGLFF; encoded by the exons ATGAGTATCATCAGTTGGAATTGTCGGGGAATAGCGGCTGCCCCGACAATTTCTGAGTTGTATAACCTTTGTAAAAAAGTAAAGCCGCTTATAG GGTATTTTCGTGTATGGCAACCCAGTTTTCCAAAAGCGAAGGAAACTCTAGCGGGAGCTTACG GAAGTAGGTTCACATGGTACAGCAACCCAAGAAACAACTTTGTCACTAGGGAAAGACTAGATAGGGTATTAGTGAATTGGAAATGGCTGAGTTTACATCAGAATGTTGTTCTAAAAGCTGCTCCGGCCATAAGTTTGGATCATTGTGCTTTAATTTTGGAAACACAACCGAAACTTTGGATAAAAAAAGAATTCAGGTTTGAGGCCTTTTGGACAGAACATGAGGAGTGCAAAGAGGTTATTAGGAGGAGTTGGCAGCAGCATGATGGAAATAGAAACTGTTGGAATCAATTCATCAGAAAGAGGGGTAGATGCATAAGAGAATTGACGGAGTGGAGCAGAAGAAAGTTCAAAAGAGCAgacaaagaaatagaaaaaaagaagaatgagCAACTTCAAATACAAAAGAGCGATATGACGGACagagataaaaaaagagaaaaagaactgAAGAACCAGATAAATGATCTTTGGAAGCAAGAAGAAAAATACTGGGGGCAAAGATCAAGGTTGAAATGGCTTAAATGGGGAGACAAAAACACAGCCTTCTTTCATGCAACAACCATACAGAGAAGAATGCGAAATAGAATTGACAAACTGAAAGATGAGGCTAGACATTGGATACAGGGAGAAGCAGACATTATGAGACTAGTAGAAACACATTTTGCCAAGTTGTTCACTTCGGAAGGGGATAGGAACATGGAAGACTGCTTAAAACATATACCTATGAGGGTCACGAGTAAGATGAATGATGACCTAATGGCAAAGATCAAAGATGAGGAAATTAAGGAAGCAGTCTTTGGCATGGGAAGCTTAAAAGCCCCGGGTCCTGATGGGTTAAATGGACTTTTCTTCTAA
- the LOC112783827 gene encoding signal peptide peptidase — MKNTERVAFLALAGLTLAPLAVKVDPNLNVILTACLTVFVGCYRSVKPTPPTETMSNEHAMRFPFVGSAMLLSLFLLFKFLSKDLVNAVLTAYFIVLGIVALSATLLPSIKRYLPKKWNEDVIVWRFPYFRSLEIEFTRSQIVAAIPGTFFCVWYALRKHWLANNILGLAFCIQGIEMLSLGSFKTGAILLAGLFVYDIFWVFFTPVMVSVAKSFDAPIKLLFPTADSARPFSMLGLGDIVIPGIFVALALRFDVSRGKQPQYFKSAFLGYTIGLVLTIVVMNWFQAAQPALLYIVPCVIGFLAAHCLWNGEVKQLLDFNESKSADSSSQEGTDAKASKKVE; from the exons ATGAAGAACACGGAGCGGGTTGCGTTTTTGGCTTTAGCAG GGTTAACCTTAGCACCGCTTGCTGTGAAAGTAGATCCGAATTTGAATGTCATTTTGACTGCTTGCCTCACTGTGTTTGTGGGTTGTTACCGTTCTGTCAAACCGACTCCTCCAACT GAGACAATGTCCAATGAACATGCGATGCGATTTCCTTTTGTTGGGAGTGCAATGTTACTGTCCCTTTTCTTACTCTTCAAGTTTCTCTCCAAGGACTTGGTGAACGCTGTATTGACAGCCTACTTTATTGTGCTCGGGATTGTTGCATTATC GGCAACACTATTACCATCTATCAAACGGTATCTGCCAAAGAAGTGGAACGAGGATGTCATAGTCTGGCGCTTCCCATATTTTCGAT CTCTGGAGATTGAGTTTACAAGATCACAGATTGTTGCTGCTATCCCTGGCACGTTCTTTTGTGTGTGGTATGCTTTGAGGAAGCATTGGCTGGCAAATAATATACTGGGTCTTGCTTTCTGTATTCAG GGAATTGAAATGTTATCTCTAGGATCTTTCAAAACTGGTGCTATTCTCTTG GCCGGTCTATTTGTATATGACATCTTCTGGGTTTTCTTCACTCCTGTTATGGTCAGCGTTGCAAAATCTTTTGATGCTCCAATAAAG CTTCTGTTCCCCACAGCAGATTCTGCAAGGCCGTTTTCAATGCTTGGGCTTGGTGATATTGTTATCCCTG GTATTTTTGTTGCATTGGCTTTGCGGTTTGATGTGTCTAGAGGAAAACAGCCCCAGTATTTCAAGAGTGCATTTTTAGGATACACCATTGGCTTGGTCCTTACAATCGTTGTGATGAATTGGTTTCAGGCTGCACAG CCTGCTCTTCTGTACATTGTTCCTTGTGTAATTGGATTTTTGGCCGCACATTGCTTATGGAATGGTGAAGTCAAACAG TTGTTGGATTTCAATGAGTCAAAGAGTGCTGATTCATCATCACAGGAGGGGACTGATGCCAAAGCTAGCAAGAAGGTAGAATAG